The DNA window TTCCCGCTCGACATGCCCGACGGGAAGTTGTAACATAAGTTATTACATCGGGCGGAGGCGTTCATGCGCAAGGTAAAGGTTCGCAAAGTGGGGAATTCCCTCGGGGCGATCCTGCCGGGGGAGGTCGCGGCGCGCCTACGCGTCAAGGAGGGGGACACCCTCTCGGTGACCGAGACCCCCGACGGGATCCAGCTTTCCCCGTACGACCCCGATTTTGAGGAGGCCATGAAGGCGTTCGAGCGGGGCAGGGCCCGGTACCGCAACGCGATGCGCCGGCTTGCGAAGTGACGCGCCGCGTCCGCTGGATCCCCGATGCGGCCGTCCGGGCGATGCACCAGGAGCTGATCGCGGAGCACGGGGGAAGGCCGGGAATCCGGGACCTCGGATTGCTCTCCTCCGCCCTGGCGCGCCCCCGGAACAGAAGTCTCTACGGCGCCTCCCGTTCCCTGTTCGACCTCGCTGCGGCGCACGGCGTCGCGATCGCCGCGAACCATCCTTTCGTCGACGGGAACAAACGGGTCGCCCTCGCCGTCATGTATGTGTTCCTGGAGATGAACGGGTACCGCCTGGAAGCACCCGAAACGGAAGCGGTGGACGTCATGATTCGCCTGGCGGCCGGGGAGCTCGATGAGCCCGGCCTCTCCGCGTGGCTCAAGGAACACTCCGTCCCGAAGTAAGCCCTTCCCATGCGGGGGCTGCAGTGCCCCAAGAAAGCGAAGACATCGCTTGCGTACCCGGGACCGACGTGGTACATTGACCGCAGATCGAAAAATCCCGAGACACAATCCTCTCCCCAAGGGACCTTTCGAAGAAGCGGGCCCGCCGTCCTGGCTGGGCGTTCGAAGCTTCTCCTGAAACTTCACCGTGCGGAAAGATCGGA is part of the Candidatus Deferrimicrobiaceae bacterium genome and encodes:
- a CDS encoding type II toxin-antitoxin system death-on-curing family toxin, whose translation is MTRRVRWIPDAAVRAMHQELIAEHGGRPGIRDLGLLSSALARPRNRSLYGASRSLFDLAAAHGVAIAANHPFVDGNKRVALAVMYVFLEMNGYRLEAPETEAVDVMIRLAAGELDEPGLSAWLKEHSVPK
- a CDS encoding AbrB/MazE/SpoVT family DNA-binding domain-containing protein: MRKVKVRKVGNSLGAILPGEVAARLRVKEGDTLSVTETPDGIQLSPYDPDFEEAMKAFERGRARYRNAMRRLAK